AGTGGCGTCGGAGACCGCGTCGAGCGAACGGTTCGCCACGGCCAGCGACGCCGCGCATTGCGGCGGCGCATCGGCCGGCAGCCATGTTTGTACGTTGGCGAGCGCGAAGCGCGCCGCAGTCAGTTCGGCGCCGGTGCTGTCGTGCAATTCCTGCGCGAGCGGGCGGCGCACCGCTTCCTGCGCGCGCACGACCTCGGCCGCGAGTTCGCGTACGCGTTCGCGCAGGCGCGCGATCTCGGCATGGTCGGCGTGCGCGCCGATCGGTACCACGGTCGACGTATCCATTGCGCCCCTGTCAGAAAGTAGCGTGGCCGGCAAACCGGCTGTGCGTCGACAGCGCAATCACGGAAAAACGCATGCGGACCCTTGGCCTCCAGATGCGCCCGCCGCGATCGGCGCCGTGACGGACAATCGCTACGCGATGACGTAACGAAATTTACATTCGGTAACAAGTCGTCGGCACCCGGTGGCAGGTGCCGTGTAGGCGTACTGCGCCGCGATGATATCCTAAAAAAAGAAAATAATGCAGGCAGAGCAAGGCTCGGCGCGTAAAATTCACCTGTCGCGCACTTTTTTTCTGACGCATTTTGTAGGAAAAATGCTTACAGCCTAAAGACGTTTCTGTGTGTCAATTTGTAACGTCTAGCCGACAGTGGCGACCCTCACGGTCATCGCGTAGTTTGGCTCTCTGTGCAAGGCAAGCGCGGCGAAGGCGAAATGAAAGTGAAATCGTAGCGACAAAAAAAGACCGGGACGTGTCCCGGTCTTGTTGTTTTTACGCTGATTCACGGCGCGAGGCTGTGGCCTTCGAGGTCGGACGTCAGCCAATCCGCATCGGCGTTATCAGCCCACGAAGGCCTTTTCGATCACATAGTGGCCCGGCGAGTTGTTGCTGCCTTCTTCGAAGCCCATGCTGTCGAGCAGTTCGCGCGTGTCGCGCAGCATGTGCGGGCTGCCGCACAACATGATGCGATCGTTCTCTTTCGAGAAATGCGGCAGGTCGAGGTCGGCGAACAGCTTTTGCGTCTCGATCAGTTCGGTAATGCGGCCGCGGTTCTGGAATGCTTCGCGCGTGACGGTCGGGTAGTAGACGAGCTTGTCGCGGATCAGCTCGCCGATGTGCTCGTGCGCCGGCAGGTGGTCCGTGATGTATTCCTTGTACGCGAGTTCATCGACGAAGCGGCACGTATGCGTGAGCACGACGCGCTCGTAGCGGTCATAGACGTCCGGGTCCTTGATGATCGACATGAACGGCGCGAGACCCGTGCCCGTGGACAGCAGCCACAGCGTCTTGCCGGGCAGCAGGTTGTCGGCCACGAGCGTGCCGGTCGGCTTCTTGCCGATCAGGACCTGGTCGCCGACCTTCAGGTGCTGCAGCCGCGACGTGAGCGGGCCGTCCTGCACCTTGATGCTGAGAAATTCGAGGTTCTCTTCGTAGTTCGCGCTCGCCATGCTGTAGGCGCGGATCAGCGGCTTGCCGTCGACCTCGAGGCCGACCATCGTGAACTGGCCATTCTCGAAACGAAACGACGCGTCGCGCGTGCACGTGAAGCTGAAAAGCGTGTCGGTCCAGTGGTGGACGCTCAGGACGGTTTGTGAATTCAGGTTGCTCATGGCTTCTTTGGATGAGGCGAAAACAAGGGCGGCCTTGACGACGGCCTTATGGTGGCATCGTGGCCTCGCAGCCGCCGGCGCTTCGATGCGCCATTCCTGTCGCGACCCTGACAAGGCCGGGTTGCACGGAAAAAGTGCTGCGCAGTCCGCTATTTTACCGCGTTACCGGTTCGCAGGCCGGTGGGCGGCAAACCGGCTGGCGCGGCTGCCTGATTTTGCACACACCCGGCTGCCTGATTTTGCACACACCCGTTTGCGCACCGTTTGTACGCAACATTTGACCAGGGCCATGGCGTGCGGCGCGGCGACAGCTTCGATGCTGCAACGCGCGGCCGCTGCATCGGACGACGGCGATGCGATGACGTGCACAGCGCAACAACCGATGCTCGGGATGGCAAACCAGAGACCGGCGATGATACCGAAACCCGGAACGCATCGCAGTATTGACCCTGCTCGCAAAGCTGGAACCCGGCGGGAGACGCCGTTTTTACCGTACCGCGCTTATTGGGCCACGCCACTGGGCCGCGCTTGCCGCGCCGCGCGATTATTTTTCGTCTAACGTTTCGCGACGAGCGTGGCGCCGAGGCCCATCGACGCCGCCCCGCATAGCGCGTCGATCGGCCGGCGCAGCTTGCGCTATTCGATGCGCAGGCGCGCCATATAAGGCAAATGATCGGAGAGCCACGCGGTTTCCTGGGCGGGCTGGATCCATTCGACCGGTTGCATGCCGCGCACGAACATCTTGTCGAGCGCAAGCGCGGGCGAAAACGCGGGAAATGTGCGCCCCGATTCGCCGAGCAGCGTCGCCACCTCGTTCATCCCGAGTTCGGCGAAGAGCGGCACCGAGTCGTTGCGCCAGTCGTTGAAGTCGCCGGCGAGCACGAGCGGTCCTTCGGCCGCTTCCTTCGCGATCCAGTGCGCGATCCAGCTCATTTGACGCAAACGCGCCTGGCGCGTGAGTGCGAGGTGCGCGCACAGCAGCGTGACCGAGCGTCCCGCGAACGTCGCGCGCGCGACGAGCAGTCCGCGCCGTTCGAAACGGTGAGCCGAAATGTCCCAGCGGCCGCCGAGATCGAGCGGATGCGGCGACAAGATCGCATTGCCGTGACGCCACGATGGTTTGAACACGTTGGTTCCGAGCGCGATCTGCAACTCGAGCGCGCGCGCGATTTCAGTCGCCTGGCAATGCCAGATATCGTCGCTCGGTTCGCCGAGCGGCGCGCCGAAATTGCTGGCAAGCACCGGCGCCGGCATGCGGCGCGCCATCGCTTCCTGCAGAAAATAGGCGTCGGCGTGCGTCGATTGCACCCAGCGCTGCATCGCCTGCCAAGCCTGGAATCCGAGCGGCGAGCGGCCTTTGTGCAGGTTCCAGCTCACCGCGATGAAGTCGCGGTTCGGTTCGTCCCGCAGCGCAATGTCCGGCCCGGGCGCGTCGCGCTCCAGTTTTTCGACGCCGGAACCGTTCTGTCGTGCGGGTTCGCGTATCAGTTCTTCGGGGTTTCG
The nucleotide sequence above comes from Paraburkholderia sp. SOS3. Encoded proteins:
- a CDS encoding endonuclease/exonuclease/phosphatase family protein; its protein translation is MRNPEELIREPARQNGSGVEKLERDAPGPDIALRDEPNRDFIAVSWNLHKGRSPLGFQAWQAMQRWVQSTHADAYFLQEAMARRMPAPVLASNFGAPLGEPSDDIWHCQATEIARALELQIALGTNVFKPSWRHGNAILSPHPLDLGGRWDISAHRFERRGLLVARATFAGRSVTLLCAHLALTRQARLRQMSWIAHWIAKEAAEGPLVLAGDFNDWRNDSVPLFAELGMNEVATLLGESGRTFPAFSPALALDKMFVRGMQPVEWIQPAQETAWLSDHLPYMARLRIE
- a CDS encoding ferredoxin--NADP reductase, which gives rise to MSNLNSQTVLSVHHWTDTLFSFTCTRDASFRFENGQFTMVGLEVDGKPLIRAYSMASANYEENLEFLSIKVQDGPLTSRLQHLKVGDQVLIGKKPTGTLVADNLLPGKTLWLLSTGTGLAPFMSIIKDPDVYDRYERVVLTHTCRFVDELAYKEYITDHLPAHEHIGELIRDKLVYYPTVTREAFQNRGRITELIETQKLFADLDLPHFSKENDRIMLCGSPHMLRDTRELLDSMGFEEGSNNSPGHYVIEKAFVG